Below is a window of Leguminivora glycinivorella isolate SPB_JAAS2020 chromosome 11, LegGlyc_1.1, whole genome shotgun sequence DNA.
AGCACTTTATGTACTGAGGAAGGTAAAGGATATCAACTGTAAACCTTCATTAATTGCTTCGCCGTTTCTATGTCACACTCATCAAAtttatcaacatttattttatagcCAGATTATAACACTCTAAAATGGTTCCGCATCTTTCGATTAGGTCCTGTTGTATACCTGTGATTTCAGCAGATACAGAGGGATGCTTgaaaaatttcgatatcctgtGTTGTGACCGCTTACTGCAAACTGCAAATTCTTTTTTTGGCCGTCCGGTTGCAGGTAAAGATCCCGATGACGATTGTTGGCCTAATTCAACGTCCAACGAATTCCTGTTTAGCgttgttttttttaacaactgaACACTTTGTAACTCCTTGAACCACACAGAATGTTTTATACGAACATCAGCTTTCTTTCTCGAACAAGATTTCCAAGAAACTGCGATTCGTTCACAGACGTACTTAATAACATTTTCTAAATTTCCAGTATCAACTTTCTCTGCATCTGGGACCATTTCAATCAGATGTTGTAGCACTTGATGACGCCTTTCTATATTTGTACCACTTGTAGATAACCAAAGTTCAAATACTAAGCCCTTTGTAAATGATCCGACGTACACATCATCTGGAAAAAGGAAAAAAAGAAGGTTATTTTTGGTTCGTACTATTCCCGTAGCACTACTACGCGACGGTTTACTTAAGCGTAGCAGGCTTCTAAAAACTAGTCCTGCACATTCCTGCAAGTAAAGCTTTATGTTTTGTAATCAAAAAAGATCAAACTTTCAAACCAACGTTATTTCATCCATACgtgaatgtaataaaataactgaaACTTTAAGGAAACAAAATATTCTTATAATATTTTGCATGCAATTTAGTCATGGCGTAGGCCCAttactataattatattttacattaGATCTACAAAATAGAcatgtaaaacaaaataacgTACCTGACTCTTGAAGATCCATATTACAAATAATCACTGATATCACAAGTTAAACAGGAATTCACCACTAATGACCGATCGCTTAATGAGTCTCTGATAAGAGAGCGCGCACAAACGGCTGTTATGGTCACTTTCGAGGTTCGTAAGAGAATGCAATTAATTAGTTATCCAGGGACTATTAATACCTAATTAAAGTACATTTATAGGagaacaatagacaaccattgGATATTCAAAAATAACACATGCATTTTTTTGAATTATGACCTCAGGCCCGGCCACTGtgctatgcctatacaaatgaCCCGCATTTACCGATGTATGCAGGAGTTACAAACTCTTCCCTTAGGTACTTATGTCCATGGTACCATAGATATCGAAACCCAAATGGATCTGTCGCGGTAGAGTATTAGGTACTTACCGAATTTATGAAGCCTTAGTGGTCAAAGAAAGGGACGCGTTCATTGAATGTTTCAGGCTTTCATcagctggccccgtagccgaatggcatttctccgacgcgaaacgaaaacgaaacgccgcgaaaggtaatctggctctgtcgcgctaatacgcaagagcgatagagatagatatctactagcgtttcgtttcgtgagcgtttgtgccattcggctacgcacgctgttcTAGTGTAGGCCTTTTGATGTGAAGCAATCGCCGTTCCTCATAGAAATAAGCAACTCCTTAAGGAACTTGAAACTCCTTGTtgtgtaggtaggtacgagTATCACCGTTCCCCATGGAAATAAGCTcttaagtgcattttcacattatccgatccgatatcggatgtaggaccgatatcccatacagccaccgtctttgatttttgcctttgaaattcttccgacatccgatatcgtatcggatgtgaaaacgcactaagagcgTATGCTTTGCCGACCCTTGAAACTCTGAACCCCCCTTGTTGTGTAGGTACGAGTAGCCCcttagcacatctcggacactggcgatcaaatatatgaaagaggcgcgttcctagcacacaatctaagctcgtgtaggtgaacgcgtaccatgcttgtatgagtgagatat
It encodes the following:
- the LOC125231499 gene encoding uncharacterized protein LOC125231499, whose amino-acid sequence is MDLQESDDVYVGSFTKGLVFELWLSTSGTNIERRHQVLQHLIEMVPDAEKVDTGNLENVIKYVCERIAVSWKSCSRKKADVRIKHSVWFKELQSVQLLKKTTLNRNSLDVELGQQSSSGSLPATGRPKKEFAVCSKRSQHRISKFFKHPSVSAEITGIQQDLIERCGTILECYNLAIK